The Sebastes fasciatus isolate fSebFas1 chromosome 13, fSebFas1.pri, whole genome shotgun sequence genome includes a region encoding these proteins:
- the praf2 gene encoding PRA1 family protein 2 yields the protein MAGVQPPPLRSLDDFLLSSARFAVPDVRDLDRWNNRIINNLLYYQSNYLVAMLGLLLLVGYFQPVQLFVGAVVVTVLFLGFVWVAENQAPIRRFRRNHPSVAVLAILLASYLFVSVLGDVAVFLFGIAFPILMVLVHASVRLRSLKNKLENKLESIGLKRTPMGLLLEALGQEQEAGS from the exons ATGGCAGGCGTGCAGCCGCCACCCCTCCGGAGCCTGGATGATTTCCTCCTGAGCTCGGCCCGGTTCGCCGTGCCCGATGTGCGCGACCTGGACCGCTGGAACAACCGCATCATCAACAACCTGCTGTACTACCAGAGCAACTACCTGGTGGCGATGCTCGGCCTCCTACTGCTGGTGGG GTATTTCCAGCCCGTCCAGTTGTTTGTCGGGGCGGTGGTGGTTACCGTGTTATTCCTGGGCTTTGTCTGGGTCGCCGAGAACCAAGCTCCCATTCGTCGTTTCCGTAGAAACCACCCATCGGTCGCTGTGTTGGCAATTCTTTTGGCCAGTTACCTCTTCGTATCGGTGCTGGGAGATGTGGCCGTGTTCCTGTTCGGGATAGCCTTCCCTATACTGA TGGTTCTGGTCCATGCCTCGGTGAGACTGCGCAGCCTGAAGAACAAGCTGGAGAACAAACTGGAGAGCATCGGTCTGAAGAGGACACCCATGGGACTCCTGTTGGAGGCCCTGGGGCAGGAACAGGAGGCTGGATCCTAG